From Saccharothrix espanaensis DSM 44229, the proteins below share one genomic window:
- a CDS encoding TetR/AcrR family transcriptional regulator, with translation MDDAKTRTRRQVIEVAAGILEREGAQAVSTRSVAAAAGIRAASLYQLFGDKDGLLAALASHAFERYLSEKHTLVPTDDPVGDLRRGWDIHVDFGLRHPAFYLLMFGTDRPGRRPPAADEAHGLLLKFLDRAAAAGRLRVPPALAAHLCLAAVTGVTLSLIGAPAQDRDPEISARMRDTLIGSLTTDPPPPSAAGPGLASRALALDAALTAVDRDTLPMRSTETALLRDWLHQLAR, from the coding sequence GTGGACGACGCGAAGACCCGTACCCGACGGCAGGTCATCGAGGTGGCGGCCGGCATCCTGGAACGGGAGGGTGCCCAGGCGGTCTCCACCCGCTCGGTGGCCGCGGCGGCCGGCATCCGCGCCGCCTCCCTCTACCAGCTCTTCGGCGACAAGGACGGCCTCCTCGCGGCCCTGGCCAGCCACGCCTTCGAGCGCTACCTGTCCGAGAAACACACTCTGGTGCCCACCGACGACCCTGTCGGCGACCTGCGCCGCGGCTGGGACATCCACGTCGACTTCGGCCTGCGCCACCCCGCCTTCTACCTGCTGATGTTCGGCACCGATCGCCCCGGCCGCCGCCCACCCGCCGCCGACGAGGCCCACGGCCTCCTGCTGAAGTTCCTCGACCGCGCCGCCGCGGCCGGCCGCCTCCGGGTCCCGCCCGCCCTCGCCGCCCACCTCTGCCTGGCCGCCGTCACCGGCGTCACCCTCTCGCTGATCGGCGCCCCCGCCCAGGACCGCGACCCGGAGATCTCCGCGAGAATGCGCGACACCCTCATCGGCTCCCTCACCACCGACCCACCGCCGCCCTCGGCGGCGGGCCCCGGCCTCGCCTCCCGGGCCCTCGCCCTCGATGCCGCCCTCACCGCAGTGGACCGGGACACCCTCCCGATGCGCTCGACCGAAACCGCCCTGCTGCGCGACTGGCTCCACC